A genome region from Arachis duranensis cultivar V14167 chromosome 6, aradu.V14167.gnm2.J7QH, whole genome shotgun sequence includes the following:
- the LOC107494486 gene encoding glutamyl-tRNA reductase-binding protein, chloroplastic has product MKTMVTPLMKISPFSRPNGIYINKPSSLVPLSPLTPQRNSSSPNSLTFPTLTPTLSVSMAASPQSTAPTASPGGVNINKDDVFQLIQAHQEKAARLPPVEEIRTFLDRSVRGMLSTYSKKFEGYPSGSMVDFACDANGYPILAVSDLAVHTKDLAANPKCSLLVPRDPEDRTDLVVTLHGDAVSVPENDKEAVRAAYLARHPNAFWVDFGDFHFLRIELKVVRYVSGVATALLGSGEFSPDEYKAAKVDPLAQFSKPVASHMNKDHAEDTTVIVQHWTSVPVESAYMLDVDSVGFNVKAGYKGDTFKLRVPFPRRAADRKDIKTLIVEMLQAARPHVD; this is encoded by the exons aTGAAGACTATGGTGACGCCATTGATGAAAATTTCCCCATTTTCTCGGCCAAATGgcatttatattaataaaccCTCTTCTCTCGTTCCTCTTTCCCCTCTCACACCCCAACGCAACTCTTCTTCACCAAACTCCCTCACCTTTCCCACTCTCACTCCTACTCTTTCTGTTTCCATGGCCGCTTCACCCCAATCCACCGCTCCG ACTGCATCCCCTGGCGGTGTTAACATCAACAAAGATGATGTTTTTCAGTTAATTCAGGCGCATCAG GAAAAAGCTGCTAGGCTTCCACCGGTAGAAGAAATTCGAACTTTCCTTGATCGCAGCGTGCGCGGGATGCTATCTACCTACTCAAAG AAGTTTGAGGGTTATCCATCTGGGTCGATGGTGGACTTTGCATGTGATGCAAATGGATATCCGATACTAGCAGTGAGCGACTTGGCAGTTCATACGAAG GACTTGGCTGCAAATCCTAAATGTTCACTGCTGGTGCCTAGAGATCCTGAAGATAGGACTGATCTAGTTGTCACTTTACACGGTGATGCTGTCTCT GTACCTGAAAACGATAAAGAAGCCGTACGAGCTGCATATTTGGCAAGACATCCCAATGCATTTTGG GTTGACTTTGGGGACTTCCATTTTCTGCGCATTGAACTGAAAGTTGTACGATATGTGTCAGGTGTTGCTACAGCTTTGTTAGGATCAGGAG AGTTCAGTCCAGATGAATATAAAGCTGCAAAAGTTGATCCCCTAGCTCAGTTTTCCAAGCCGGTGGCG TCTCATATGAACAAAGATCATGCTGAGGATACAACAGTGATTGTGCAGCACTGGACCTCAGTTCCG GTGGAATCTGCATACATGCTAGATGTTGATAGTGTTGGCTTCAATGTCAag gCTGGTTATAAGGGTGATACTTTCAAGCTCAGAGTACCTTTTCCTCGACGTGCAGCAGACAGAAA GGATATTAAGACTCTAATTGTTGAGATGCTTCAAGCTGCTAGACCTCATGTTGATTGA